The genomic window AGTTAATCTTATGAACAGTGCTGTTGGAGCTTCCTACTTACCTATGATCATTTCTGCAACATGTATTAGCACAGGAGCAAATCTTGCATCAGTCACATGCCTACAAATTAAGTTTAAAAGCCCTGTTAACTTTCACGTTCTAGGCCAGGAAGTCAAGCTTCAACCATTTGCTGCACCACAAGGAAAAATCAAAACCCAGAAAAAACAAGAGGACAAAGCACAGGCTACTAAAAaactaaacaaagaaacaaatctcACACACTTCAGACCAGGAGGGGAAACTGTGGGAGAAGTGCTAAGAAGGAAGCGAATGGTGATCCAACAGCAGGACCATGACTGTGGAGCCGTGGAGTTGAAGACAAGGGGAAAGGAGGGCTGGTATAAAACAGAGAGGCAGAATTGGAGATGCATACCACTGGGaatgagcaagcaagcaaggataATGGGATAAATTCCTGCAGGAAACATTCATCAGTGACTACTGGCCATGACTAAAGGGGACCTCCACATTCAATGGCACTAAACCTCTGGAATCCAGTGctaggaggtaacatcaggggaataCATTAGCCTTTTGGCCCTGTTGGCCCTctagttggtcactgtgtgattgaccaccagtctgatccagcagaactcttcttatagaaagggaagaaaagagcTGAATTCCCCATGCCAGCCTGAGCTAACCAACCATTTGGCTGCACCTTCTAATTTAGATATATAAACACGCTTCTATCAATATTTGTATTGCTGGAGCTGTCAAATGCCAGCTTTCCATATCCTGGCCTCTCTTTCGAGTCACCCTTGGTCATGAAAGAAGTTGTCAGCAGTTTCCAAGCCTCTTTTCAAAACCAcatattgtgaaaataaaattcaCTGCAGAACTTCACTCAATGTGCAGCACAACGTTTTGGCCCAGGGAACTTCTCCTTGGCATTACCTTATCAAGAAACTAAGGAGGACGCTGAGCTGCTTCTCATCTCTTCCCGCAAGTGCGTTTTTCAATGTGCCTCTGCGATTCAGTTCCTGCATgacagcaactgtcacttcaggtGGGTTCGATCGTGCAGGGCCCTGGAAGTACAAAGCATTCAATTGCATACCTTTCCAGCTGATCATACACTTTTACACTGAACCTCCTGCTGGCCCAGATGGGAAAAGTAACCCAGGCAGAATATAAAAGTCTGCATTTCAAAGTGACTCATGGAGTACCTTGCTGCACTCAATCTCTAGCTCCCAAAGTTCTGGAAGCCTCTGCTACAAAGGAGCAGCAAATAAACATCCTGCCTTAGATGGCCCAAAGTCAGCTAATCCcctcagtacttggatgggggaccaccaaggaagtccaatgcctctcgccttgaaaaccccaaggggtCACTGTAAGCCAGCTGCAACGTGACAGCAAATAAagtgcatgcaatatgaacactCAACCAACAAAGAAGTTGACAGCACAATAACCCATACTGCGCTGAGGCACAAgccctcccaattggacacttggccctgtaGTGGCACTCGGAGGACACTTGGCCCTGTAATGGCactcgctttgcggctcctgattcgctcctccaagtttttatcccggacagagcccaccctaactcctccccacgagcccttactgctttatttagtctgcggcacccgtggtgccgcgggcggtttaaagataatccTAATTATAAGGAGAGCCTTCACTTTAATGAGACATCATCACTTCCTACTGATACTTTTGAAGGCAGATATAAAAAGACATGCTTCCGTTTTGATTGGAACTTCAAAACCTTAGAACCAGTAATTTTTGATGGCAAGATCTATGAACAGATCTGTGAAGTTCTCATTACTCCAATAATTAGAGGCTGTCCCAGAGACAGAGAATGCACCACTTCTCTAAAAGGTTGTCAGATAAGAATAAGGAAACTTTTCAAGTGGCTAGGTGGATGGTTGGCTTCTAGACCTAGGAGTTTCTGGACTAATTGAGTgaataaattatttcattttacttttgatGTATTTTTTCTGCTTTTTAACCTATATTTATGTCACTATTAATATTTTTACCATTACATATTGATTGTCGATGACCTCTGTGTGTTCCCTTTAAGAAACAGACCAGCCCTCAGGATTGCATTACCAGGGGAACACTGCACAGACCTTCACGAACCAGAAATGTGTCAGTTTATCTTAGAATGCTACAGCTTGCTAAAAGTCCACCCAAGTAATGTCACCTTACCTGAAGGACAGCATCCAGGGCTTTGGAAACCTGGAAACTCCTCAAAAGCTTGTCATATTTTTTCAAGTGATTTCTTACAGGCTTTGTGACAAGGAAATCTTCCTAAAAGACAAAAGATGACAGTTCAGGACAGAagatacagaaagaaaacaaattcaCCTTAACTTATAATTTAGCCCTTGTCTTATATTTTTCTATCTTTCTTCCAAGGCACTCAGAGAAACATCAGTAGTTCttcccgttttatcctcacaacagtctcaTTAGGTAGATTTGGCTGAAAGAGATGACTGAGACACAGTCATCAATTGAGCTTCCTGGCTAAACCAAGCTATGAACCCtagtttcccacatttttctgctTGTATTACTAACAGTTGAAACTGGGAGCCTGCAGAGTACAGTGGGTGAGAGTGGcaaactctgatctggagaaccagatttaattccccgctcttcttctacatggagcctgttgagtgaccttgggccactcacatttctctcagcccctcccacctcacaaggtgcctgttttgggaagaggaaggggaaggcaattgtaagctgctttgagactccttctggtaaagagaAGTATAATCACAGCGTGAGAAAGAAGGAAATAAATGACTTTGCAGAGTCAGCTCTGCAAACAGCTCTGATTTTATAAGCACCTgtattaaaatgatttttaattaaATTGCTGCTAGAGTAATTGGGGGTGCATTTTTAAGCAATCAAAATGCTTTCTAATGTATTTGTAGGTGTGATGTTCCCCCCCTAAATCTTGCTATCTTGTTGGACTCTATATCCTATGATTGTAAATTGCAAAATCTGGTATTTGCATCCTGTGTCCTGTACCTGCTTTGGCATATAGTTTCTTCCTTTCACAAATGTTCGATATGTGGGCCTCCTCCTCCTACCAGAAGGCTGCTTTTCTTCATGTTTTCGATGTTTGATATTCAGTATTCCATTTGTCATGCCAACAACCAGGGTTTCATCATTTGGCTAAATGGAAAAAGAAGCAGGTTTGTTGAAGCCAGAATTGCAGTTCAGGGATCATTTGGACATGTCTCTTTATGAAACTAACATATGCCAAGCCTGACCACTGGCACCAAATTACCAaaagccagccatttaaacataacaatggggtctgtttgtctgtcaactgttaggtttaaatggctgttagATATTAAACACATCtatttctccccacccacccactttgaGGCAGGGGGAATAGAAGTGGACAggttaaatggctgctagccttTTAACCCTTCTCAGATAATCCCACCCTGCCATGAAAGATCCAAACTGGCTGGTTTGGGGAAATTATGACTCTGTTTAAGGTTTGCCAAAAAgccaaaccaatttttttttaatttgtgcccatccctagtgtgAAAACATATGGAGAAACTTGAGTATGGATAGGAGATCTTCCGGGAACCACCCTACATATGCTGTTATTATGTCACGGTGAAGACACATGGTAGAACATAATCTGATAGAACTCCTTTTTGAAAACTGCACTTGCTCCTCACACGCGTATTTTGCGAACACCAAACTATTTCAAATAACCTGACCCACATGACACATTACTTGGTGGTCTGGCTACACGAGATTTTCAATGCCATATGTCAATGCAGCCCTAACTGGCCTGTACCAAGCCACAGCAAACCAAGCCCTATCCAGCAAGAAGAGCTTCTGTGCACAGTTCCATTCACATGAACAGGATTGGCATTGTACAGGCACCGTTTCCATATTCATACATTTCTTCTTCATATGAAATTTATACATACAACAGTTTTGAGATACTTATCAGTGGCCAGAAGGCCATCATACGTACTGCTAATGCAAGACTGAGAATGGAGGCTTCGTACAAAAAGCTGTGAACCACTTTGTAGGAGGTTGTACTGTACACCTTCACATGCCTGCAGGGATAGAAAAAAATAGCTTAGCAAGTAGTTAAATGGTATGCCTGAAGAATTTAACAGAAATTTCACTGCACCATACGGCTAACATCTTGCTCTGGTCTGAGGAGTGAGGAAAGACATGATGAAGACCAGACAAGAGCTGAAATGCATAATAAGGTATCTGCTAATCAACAAGGGTGTAGATAAAAGGTTCTCACAGGCAAACCAGCATCATGCAACTTCAAACTCTTCTTTGGCATTGCAGCCGCTTTCCCCAAATTATATCAAAACAATAAAGGAGATTCAAGAAGATGTGAGCAACAAGATTCAAGAACATGTACAGAACCTGAAAAGAGTTTCCGGGCATCTCTGTTCCCCTACTGATTCGTGGTGTTCCTAGAAAGCACAAGGAGCACCTTCAACTGAGAGGACAAATGGGCCCTTGATTTATTTGCCAATATATCAAATAAGGTTGACTGGGATGCTGCAGAAAGCTTCACTTTTATTTGATTGTTGTGCCTACTTATTAAAAATAGCCACAGCCAGGCAGGATGGCAGGCAGGCTTTTTTCAAGATACACACACAGTTCACCGAAGTTGACCCAAATTCTAtggagatcaagatgggcagccatgttggtctgtctgtagcagcagaaaaaagcaagagtccaggagtacTTTCAAGACTAAAAAAGTTTGGGGCAgcagaggagcttttgtgagtcactgctcacttcttcagctacagcattgtatctgaagaaattagcagtgattcatgaaagttCACACCCTGCCACAAACCAAATTCTATGCTAAGAAACCTATCATAAATTATGCATACAAAGCATTCATTTGCACACCTGATTCTCTTTCCTCCAATTGTGTGTAAGGGGAACAAAGTGCCATCCTTTGACCTCTATTTCTACCTTAGATATTTAATCAGGCACCATTCATCAagcctttttttctctttctctctttttgaaaaATAATGGAGTGGGAGAGAGCAAGTTCTGATATTCATGAGACACTAAATTGGGCACAGAAGGCTGCATTCTGCACTGGCAACCACAggataaacaaagccccccctgccccccatgtaAATCCAAGAAGATAAATGGTGAGAAGTACAAACCTATCCAGCGAGCCAGACAGCAGCCTCTGACCAGAGCTCATCAGGCACAAACAAGTTACAGTTTTATGGTGATTTCTCAAGGAGACAAGTAACTGCCCTCCTTTAAGGACATCCCATATTTTAACATACCGACCGCCTGCAAGAGAGAACAGAGACTTTTTATATGAACATCCACAAAGAAGCAAACTGGAAATGAGACAAGTTAAATTAAGAATAGTCACAAACTTTTATTGAGGTACGTCCAAAACCCATTTACATAAATAGCATGGGTTACTTAAGCACATGGGCTGATCATCAGGGTTTGAGAACAGACATTTGTATGCCCCATCTATAAACGTGCTTCCTGGTAGAATAtacacaggcaaaaaaaaaaatgttgtatcAGACTCTTAATGAACTGTCACATACAACTAGTAAAATGCGACTTTTCTTGGTGGGTCATGAACTGTGCAAACAAGTCTCAGAAGCAGACCCTTCTGGCATGAGTAACACATAATTTATAACAGTGTGTTTTTGTCAGTGTTGCCTGTATTACCAATCAGATAAGAATTCTTGGAAGACAGAAACAAAAGCAAGCTGCAGTGCAACaggaaaaagcaaaaggaaacCTGGCTATTTGATAACATACCTGCAGTCACAAGAAGACCTCCAGAAGGAAAGAGGTTAACACTTTCCACTGGGTGCCCATGTTCTATTGTCATGACGCTTTTTTCTGTCCGGGTATCAAATACTTTCACAGTATGGTCATACGAGCCTAAAAGCCATCCCAACAAAAGAAAAATTTTGAAATCTTTCATAGATGTAAAATAATAGAATGCTGCTCTAGGTTCAGCTGAATATATTGTGATGGAACATAAGAACTGcacttattaatttttttaataagcaAAATCGGTGAAGTAAATGAAAAATACAAACTAGAAGAAGGAATCAGCTATCAGAACAATCGGACATGCAAAAATCACATACTAAAAAATATTCAGGTAAAGAGtcgaataaaataaaaagcaatcaAGACCAATTGTATGTACATCGCCCTGTGCCAGTCTCAgaagggtggtctagaaatttaatttaataataagAAGAATGAGGACCATTTTCTGAATAAGCAGCAACTGACACAGGAAATGTAGTGAATGAGTTTCATTTGACACAGGTAAGTATAAACCAAACCAACAAACCTGTCACAAAGAGATCTGCATTCAGTTGACTAGTGCAGCCACATCTCACATAGTCTGTGTGCTCTCTGTAGGTGATGATTTCTGAGGCAGAAGAAACATCCCACACCTTAGAGGTATAATCATCTGCTCCAGATACTATCCGGTATTTATCAGATAGAAAGCCAGCAACACGTACAgctctaaaaataaataatatccaaGTATTAGCCCCCTGAAAATACTATGCCAAATATAAAAaatgcctggggggagggaagatggcGCACAAGGGCTTTCAGGCCAAATCCGGGCCTTGGCATCCTGAAATCTGTCTAGAAAACATCTGTCTACAGCTAGGTATCGTTATCAATGTATGAAAGAGTTAGGTGAAATTTCCTAGGAACCCCTCTATTTTCTCATCTATAGTATTGAGACAGTAATATAGCCTGTTAGCACAACTGAAAACTCATGCTCCTGGGTGGAAAATTAATCTCTGCAGAATGGCTCTAACAGCCGAGTAAACAGTAGTTTACACTTGAAATTTAAAAGGATAATATCACATTTATTCCTTAAATTAATACAGTAGCTACAATTGACAAGCCTTTTGTTTAAGAAAAAAACATATAGAAATACATCAAGACTTGAAGATACATTGCATATAACTAAACTGGGATCTCTTACTTGGTATGGCCCTCAAACTGTCTCAGTGCTGCTCGCCCACCAATGTCAAAGAGTCGAATGTTGCCCTCTTCACTGCCAGCTACCAAGAGCCTCCCGTCATCTCTGTACGTAGCACAGTATGCGACATCTTTAAACCGAGAGAATGTTTTGATTGGCTCCTGTGAGTATCGGCCATAGATGTGAAtctaaaacaaaatacatttcaCCTGTCAGATCAATAAAGCTTGGAGTATCCTGCAAGACGTGGAAAAGTCCATCACTGCCCTGCAAAATATTTCTCAAGAGGGGAAGGGTAGAAGAGAAAGCATGCAGGAGTGCAATCCCAATGGGCATTGGGAAAAGATGCACTGCACCCCCCACCTCAAACTACTCTCAAGAAATGTGAGCCACTTGTGCCCGGTGggtaaggggagagggaagaaaaggatGTCCCTAAGAGTAGTATTttgcttctcctctcctcttcctgtgTCCTAATTAGGACAGGCAACCATTCACTTCTGTGGGTGCAAAGAAAGGCCTGTGCTGAATCACACTACTGAGGATTTGGGTTAGAACATGGCTTTGTCCTTCCTCGGTACTCTCGATACTTGCACCGCATTTCACTTTGGCCTACAGGACTTAATACAAGCCATAGAAATCCAGTCCAAGTTGAACTGCATGGTTGTCCTGGGTTCTGGCAGAGACAAGCCCACTGACATAGATCATTCTATAAAACCTAATTCCCAAaaaactctttttttaaagatgcagtAAACATTCTGTCCCATTTGTGTCTTTCCAAAGGACCGCCTTTGTTTTCTGTAACCACATCAGAAATTTGCAGTTTATTCCTTCGTCAAATCTTTACCCTTGAAGACGCTGTAACAGCATAATTGTATGGATGGATTGGTGAAAAGTCAATTTTATTCACTGCACCAAACTCCTTTATCTGAATGGGAGCCTAGAAAAAAGGGAGCACAAATTTAACACAGTTCaagtttgaattttttttcactAGCAAAATATTTATAACAAAGTGACAGAAGCACAAAGATCTTTTATAATGCTTTAGTTTACAAAAGCtcattcatttttataaaaaactgtttttttaaaaacagacttgGACATAGAAAGACATAATTCTTCTTAGAATTATACTATTAGTACTGTAAAAAGATGCACATCTGCTACAATACaacttaaaataaaatgcatgccgactttaaattaaaaacaactcAAATACCGTAATCTCTCAAAAATGTACTAGTCAAATGCTAATCTGTGTTCAGTGTTTAACAATTTGCAAAATCAAAAATTAAGTCAAAACACCTCATGTCTTCAAATCAATGAGGATATAACCCAATTTTTAATCAAACAATTACACATTCTTACCTTGTAATTCTTCCAATATAAAGTATCCTCTGTTATTTTTTCACCAAGTTTTGGATAAGTCTGTACTATGACAGGTTTATAGTTGGCCATTATTCGTTTTAGATGATGTTTCCACgagtagaaaaatattttttttcatgtatATCAGCGtcttgtaaaaacaaaaacaagaacttTGCTGAAATTGTAAGAATACATAAATTAAATCTACTACGATAATAAATATGTACTATTATCTCTCAATAGATTCACACATTATTTGTTACAGCTGGATACCAATGTATCTTCCCTTATTTTGCCCCACTGTGACCTCTTTGCTTATCTGAGCTATGCCTCCTGGAAGTGCCACTATTTGTGCACATCCTGTGAGATGATCAGGAAGGTTCCCTTGCTTCTTTCATTTGACAGAATGGACAAAACAGAAATGCTGAGGAGGGCCTTTTTACAAAGGAATTAGAATAGAGATATATTATTCTGAATTTTAATTATATTAGGCTTtagattgcattttaaaatttcatgtAACTTATAATTATAATCAAACAATTCAGGAAATAACTTCTATAAGAAACAGAATAATGCGATCTACTTCATGGTTTATTGTACACATCATATCCCTTTTTGTTTCAATGTTCTCTACCTCCAAAACCTCTTTTCTTCATAATAATATGCCATTCCTTAGACCGATTTTCATTTACGCTGTTTTTAAAGTTCTGTGATCCCAATTGTTTATTGGTGATTTTGCTATCAAGCTGAACTGGTTTCTATACTTTCTAATCTCCCTcaagtccaagtgagaaaggcagcctatatatatacttaataaataacaacaataaggAAAGTAGCTAGTAGTATACATTGTAATCATTCAGCTGCAACATTCAGCTAAAGCAAAATGAAGAACAGCACATAGTTCAACTTAAGATCAATAGTTCACCTAGAATACCAATGTATTTGCATTAGTGCACATTCTGCATTGTCAGGCTATCCTATTAAAGCCagtacagagctcttccaccaggtcttcggttgaggccagatggCAAGGAAGATTGTGGGCCCATCTGCACCCTCCCCCTTCTGGATATATTACTGGGAGGATTGCTAGGTCTGGCATTATTAGGTTTTTTTGCCGCAGCATCTTTATCCCCATGTAATGTATTTgctttttatgtctgttttaagggctTTTTATTGGGGTATTATCCAtacattgtaacccacctcgaCCCTTTGGGGAGAAGCAggcaataaattaattaaataaataacatcaagTATCTGTAGGAGCTTGCACAACTTTTCCAGGCTAGAAACACTCAGGTAAAAATAAGAAACACAGGTTACCATCCCACCACAGGGTTTGAACTGGCAGAGATAGTTATCAGGTTCGTGGCTGACACATTCAGCATGTCTGCACACCCACTCGCAGCGTGGTGTTTCTGAAACAGCCAATTCCGTTTGGGGTATTTTAGCAAAGGGCTTGACAATAGAACTACAAGTGCTACAATGCCTTTGTAGAAACCTGCTTGGCTTCACTTGGAATATTATGACAGTGCTCCTACACTGGTATCACCCAGCTTTAAAATATGCGtgaggagaaagggaaagagatccGGCATGAGAAAAAACTGACCTtaaacacacaacacacacgcTCTCtcttaacccccaccccaccccccggtgGCCACAGCGGAGAGCAGCATGCGGGACTCGGAGGAGTcctcggtctgatccagcagggcttttcatgCAGACTCTACGAGCGGCGACTTTTTTCTGTGGCGGCGCCAACATTACAGGACGGGCCATTTTGGGGCGGAAAGTAGCCGCCGGAGGGAGGGGAAGCCCCCGCAGCCTGCCCACCGGGCTCCTCACTCACCCCCGACGGCCACGCTGCTTCCCTTCTTCAGCCGCCCGCAGTCACGTTGCTCCTCAAGGAGGCCGCCATCACCACGGCCCACCTTCAGGGTGAGGGGACGCGTCATCGCTTGCGTCACAGGCGCTGCGCCACAGCTGCCAGCGCGCGCTAGAATGTCGTCGCCTTCCCCCTAGAGATGGAAAACGCCAGAGTTCCGCGGAGTCCCTTCCGGTGTCGACTCCAACGCCGCCATCTGCGGGGCAAAGAACTTCAAAGCGAAGCAGAGAAACTTCTATGGCAGCCTGGGTGGTTCATTTACATGCATTATTCCCGACACGCTCAATCGTAGTCGCTATGGTTTcactctgccctccctccttcctatcGGTTGtcaacagaaggggaggagcttttgcggTGACGTAACATGCATCGCTCTCCCTTCCGAGGCTGGCTTGGTTGCCAAGGCGGGCCTGGCGTCGAGAGCTTGGCTGTTTCATTACGGGTGGTCCGGTGATTTGAGCGGAAGTGACGTCATGACGTAAAGGGATGAGAACAACAATAATGTCGCCGTCAAAACATTAGTGCTGGCTGTCGCGTGGCCGCGGCGGTGAAAGGTATGTGGGTTCTTTTACGCCGCTTCTATCCGAAGGatcctcagagcagcttacagtctccttccctttcctctccccacagcagacaccctgcggggtgggtgaggctgagagagccctgatatcactgctcggtcagaacagttttatcagtgctgtggcgagcccaaggtcacccagctggttgcatgtgggggagcgcagaatcgaacccggcatgccagattagaagtccgcactcctaaccactacaccaagctggctcctccaaggaggtggagaaggaggatGCAGTggttgcatgggggtgggggtgcctcCTCCCATCGTAGCTGGCAGCTGCCCTTGGAATCTTCCTCTGAAGCCCTCCTCTCTACTGCACTTGCCTTCAGGGGtcaggcaggggctgatggggggGCTGATGAGAGGACATGCAGAAGTCTTAGAATCAGTCTACGACATCTGTGATTAAAGGATCAAGCAGTAAGTGATATGAGAGGCCActtgccagagaccctggaaaaGTACTGTTAGGTCAGATGGACAGTATTGTGCTTATAGACCAGTAATCTGACTTGATCTAACACAGCTTCTTGTACTTTAGACTAGATAACATCACTAAAATACATTACTAAAACATTTCAGTACTTGTTTCTCTCATGAAAATGACTGCAGTCATTAGCTTTGAAGTTACTGCTATTAAAGCAGACTGACAATGAAAGATTTGTAGCCTGTGTAAAATTTGAGTATCTATTTTGTAATTTTTCTGTGCACACATGTTGGTACTTTTATATGGCAATTTGAAGAAAAAATTGCATCAGTTCAGCTTGATAAATGTGTTTCTTTTGTGTTGTGTGTCATTGTGTTC from Paroedura picta isolate Pp20150507F chromosome 7, Ppicta_v3.0, whole genome shotgun sequence includes these protein-coding regions:
- the UTP15 gene encoding U3 small nucleolar RNA-associated protein 15 homolog, whose amino-acid sequence is MANYKPVIVQTYPKLGEKITEDTLYWKNYKAPIQIKEFGAVNKIDFSPIHPYNYAVTASSRIHIYGRYSQEPIKTFSRFKDVAYCATYRDDGRLLVAGSEEGNIRLFDIGGRAALRQFEGHTKAVRVAGFLSDKYRIVSGADDYTSKVWDVSSASEIITYREHTDYVRCGCTSQLNADLFVTGSYDHTVKVFDTRTEKSVMTIEHGHPVESVNLFPSGGLLVTAGGRYVKIWDVLKGGQLLVSLRNHHKTVTCLCLMSSGQRLLSGSLDRHVKVYSTTSYKVVHSFLYEASILSLALAPNDETLVVGMTNGILNIKHRKHEEKQPSGRRRRPTYRTFVKGRNYMPKQEDFLVTKPVRNHLKKYDKLLRSFQVSKALDAVLQGPARSNPPEVTVAVMQELNRRGTLKNALAGRDEKQLSVLLSFLIRHVTDARFAPVLIHVAEMIIDIYLPVVGQSAVVDKQFLKLQNIVEKEIDYQEELLEVLGMMDALFATTARKKPVALEENKLDGL